The DNA region GACTTTCGGATAAACGGCCGTTGCTGATCGGTTCCCGGTAATGCATTTTGATGAACGATTCGATTTGTTCGGCCACCTTGCGTGCACGGGATTGCTCCTGCCCGGCCCTTGACTGGTCCAGCATCTGCATGAGCTCGATAAACAGCGACTGTTCCCGCCAAAAGGCAATAGAACGCGGCTCCGTTGCCAGGAGATGGAGCGATTCGAACAGCTGATAGGCTTGATCCGGGTAGGGAACGGCAGCCAGCTTCGGCAGATGTATGCGGTCTGAAATGCTGCCCGGATGCGAGGGGCTGTCCGGAGTCGCTTGAAAATGCAGCCAGTAAAAAAAGGTCTCCTCCCTGCATGCCTGCACCGCATAGTGATACGCATCCGGCAGCAGGATGACCAGATCTCCCGCGCGCAGCTCCCACTGCTGCTCCTCCTCGCCGAGGTACAGGCAGCCGCTTCGCACGAGGATGAGATCATATACGCCGAGATTTCTCCGGTTGGGGTGCTGATCCCCTGCGGCATACAAGGTTGACCCGGATTCAAGGTAGTAGGGCGGGGGCAGGGAAGGAAGGGATAGCATATTCGAATCGGCCAGCTTGATCACCTCGATCGTTGTGTGAAATCGTATAAAAAACTGGGTCATATCCTTTATCGCTTTCATCCTATCATAAAACGTAGAATGGGAGGTGTCGAGGCAACAATACGATCCTAAGGAGTGATTATCCGATGAGAGTTGTGACCGAACGATCCGCTGCGGTGCCGCTTCAACAGGTTAAGCTGAACGATCCCTTCTGGTCCCGCTATATCCGGCTGGTAAGGGAAGTGGTCATCCCTTATCAATACGAGGCGCTTCATGACCGGATTCCGGGAGTGGAGCCGAGTCACGCGGTTGCCAACTTCCGTATCGCGGCCGGCAGGGAGCAGGGCGAATATAAAGGCATGGTATTTCAAGACAGCGATGTGGCGAAATGGCTGGAGGCTGCGGCTTATTCCCTGGCCATTCACCCTGATCCGAAGCTGGAGCAGCAGGTGGACGAGCTGATTGACCTGATTGCCGATGCCCAGCAGCCGGACGGCTATTTGAATACGTATTTTACGGTAAAAGAGCCAACTAAACGCTGGACCAACCTGACGGACTGCCATGAGCTGTACTGCGCCGGGCATCTGATCGAAGCTGCGGTGGCCCACTACCGTGCAACCGGCAAACGGAAGCTGCTGGATGTGGCCTGCCGGTTCGCCGATTATATCGATACGGTATTCGGACCGGAAGAGGGCAAAATCCATGGCTTTGACGGTCACCAGGAGATTGAGCTGGCGCTTGTGAAATTATATGAGGCTACCCATGAGGAGAAGTATTTGCGGCTAGCCCAATACTTTATCGACGAGCGGGGACGGGAGCCGCATTTTTTCCACCAAGAGTGGGAACGGCGCGGAAAAAGCTCCTTCTATGCTTCGGTATCCGGAGCTCCCCATCTCCCTTATCATCAGAGTCACCTGCCGGTCAGGGAGCAGAAGGTAGCGGTGGGCCACTCGGTGCGTGCCGTCTATATGTATACTGCGATGGCCGATTTGGCCGCCCGCACCGGAGATGCATCACTGATGAAGGCATGCGAGAATCTGTGGGATAACATTGTCCATAAACAAATGTACATTACCGGCGGGATCGGCTCGACCCACCACGGCGAGGCGTTTACGATCGATTACGATCTTCCGAACGATACTGTCTATGCGGAGACCTGTGCTTCGATTGGCCTGATCTTCTTCGCCCGGCGGATGCTGGAGTTGTCGCCGAAATCCGAGTATGCGGACGTGATGGAGCGGGCGCTGTACAACACGGTAATCGGCAGCATGGCGCAGGACGGCACCCATTTCTTCTACGTTAATCCGCTGGAGGTGTGGCCGGATGCCTGCCGTCATAATCCGGGCAAGCATCACGTGAAGCCGGTCCGGCCGGGCTGGTTCGCATGCGCCTGCTGTCCGCCGAATGTGGCAAGGCTGCTGACTTCACTCGGCGAGTACGTGTATACCTCGAATGAGGATACGTTGTTTGCCCATCTTTACATCGGCGGCGAGACAGCGGTGTCCCTTCGCAGTAACACCGTAAAGGTCAAGCAGACCAGCGAGCTGCCGTGGAGCGGGAACGTTACTTTTACCGTTGAACCGCAGCAGGCGGCGGAGTGGACGCTGGCTCTGCGCATCCCGGGGTGGTGCCGCGGCCAAGCCGTGATCCGCGTGAACGGAGAGGAGACGGCAGGCTTGATCCGGGAGGGCTATGCTTACATAACCCGAACCTGGGCTTCGGGCGATACGCTGGAGCTTGCGCTCTCGCTTGATATTCTTCAGGTAAGAGCCCATCCGCTGGTTCGTGCAAATGCCGGCAAAGCGGCCATTCAGCGGGGACCGCTTGTATACTGTTGGGAGAGCGTCGATAATGGCGCGCCAATCTCGGCCGTTACCCTGGCGGCTGATCCGAAGTTAAATTCGCGATTCGATCCGGATTTGCCGGGAGGCGCCGTGGTCATCGAGGGAGCCGGCTGGCGGGAAGAGGCGGAGTCCTGGAATGGAGAATTGTACCGGGCAGCGCCGCGGCAGGCGAAATCCGCGACATTAAAGGCAATTCCGTATTATCTGTGGGGGAATCGAGGGGAGAACGAGATGGCCGTGTGGATCCGGGAAGAAGCAAGCCTGGTGTAAATGCCGGATTCGACTGGCAGACCCCGAGCCCGGCGCGCGGTGTAATGATGAGTGCTGCACGATGATCAGCGTCGACGCTCGGACGACAAGCCATGGAGCGCCTGCGGAAACGGTTAATGGAACAGTAGATCCTATAGCAATAGGGCGTCACCCGAAGAGGCAATATTCTGCCCTTCGGGAGGCGTCTTTTTTTTCAACCATTGAAAGGGATAACTTTCAACGGTTCCGGCGGAAATTCAGGAGGTCTGCTGCAATTTTCCCGCGTGTTCCCCAAGCTATGCCTGTAAAAGCTTTTTGATATGCTCTTCGATCTTCTCGGGCGTATCGGCCGGGGCGAACCGCTTGACTACCTTCCCCTCCCGGTCCACAAGGAATTTGGTGAAGTTCCATTTGATGGCTTTACTGCCGAGCACGCCTGGCGCTTCTTGGGTCAGATGCTTATACAGGGGATGGGCATCGGTGCCGTTTACGTCGATCTTGGCGAAGAGGGGAAAGGTCACCCCGTGATTCAATTTGCACGCTTCCTCGATCGAGGCATTGTCCTCGAGCTCCTGGTTCATAAACTGGCTGCTGGGGAAGCCGAGCACGGCCAGTCCCTGGTCGCGGTACGTTTGATGCAGCTTCTCCAGCCCGCTGAATTGAGGGGCGAATCCGCATTTGGTCGCAGTATTTACGATTAACAGCACGTGGCCGCGATATTTCTCGAGCTTCTCGCGTTCGCCGGTGATTGTCGTTACCTCGTAATCATAAATGGTCATCCTGTAAACCTCCTTCATCGCACTTGGGTTATGCAACCAGATTATATGCTATCGGGAAGCATTGCAACTTCTCGGCCGTTGACCGGTCGCGTTATGGCGTTAAGGCCTGCCGTCGGACG from Paenibacillus ihbetae includes:
- a CDS encoding glutathione peroxidase, which codes for MTIYDYEVTTITGEREKLEKYRGHVLLIVNTATKCGFAPQFSGLEKLHQTYRDQGLAVLGFPSSQFMNQELEDNASIEEACKLNHGVTFPLFAKIDVNGTDAHPLYKHLTQEAPGVLGSKAIKWNFTKFLVDREGKVVKRFAPADTPEKIEEHIKKLLQA
- a CDS encoding helix-turn-helix transcriptional regulator, which encodes MTQFFIRFHTTIEVIKLADSNMLSLPSLPPPYYLESGSTLYAAGDQHPNRRNLGVYDLILVRSGCLYLGEEEQQWELRAGDLVILLPDAYHYAVQACREETFFYWLHFQATPDSPSHPGSISDRIHLPKLAAVPYPDQAYQLFESLHLLATEPRSIAFWREQSLFIELMQMLDQSRAGQEQSRARKVAEQIESFIKMHYREPISNGRLSESLHFHYNYLTRCMKESHGVTPSEYLLQYRLDQAKRLLLTTRWSVSRIAEHVGFQYPPYFTRRFSARFGVSPLQFRKQYTE
- a CDS encoding glycoside hydrolase family 127 protein, which gives rise to MRVVTERSAAVPLQQVKLNDPFWSRYIRLVREVVIPYQYEALHDRIPGVEPSHAVANFRIAAGREQGEYKGMVFQDSDVAKWLEAAAYSLAIHPDPKLEQQVDELIDLIADAQQPDGYLNTYFTVKEPTKRWTNLTDCHELYCAGHLIEAAVAHYRATGKRKLLDVACRFADYIDTVFGPEEGKIHGFDGHQEIELALVKLYEATHEEKYLRLAQYFIDERGREPHFFHQEWERRGKSSFYASVSGAPHLPYHQSHLPVREQKVAVGHSVRAVYMYTAMADLAARTGDASLMKACENLWDNIVHKQMYITGGIGSTHHGEAFTIDYDLPNDTVYAETCASIGLIFFARRMLELSPKSEYADVMERALYNTVIGSMAQDGTHFFYVNPLEVWPDACRHNPGKHHVKPVRPGWFACACCPPNVARLLTSLGEYVYTSNEDTLFAHLYIGGETAVSLRSNTVKVKQTSELPWSGNVTFTVEPQQAAEWTLALRIPGWCRGQAVIRVNGEETAGLIREGYAYITRTWASGDTLELALSLDILQVRAHPLVRANAGKAAIQRGPLVYCWESVDNGAPISAVTLAADPKLNSRFDPDLPGGAVVIEGAGWREEAESWNGELYRAAPRQAKSATLKAIPYYLWGNRGENEMAVWIREEASLV